Within the Gossypium raimondii isolate GPD5lz chromosome 12, ASM2569854v1, whole genome shotgun sequence genome, the region tTCTACCAAAACATTGAAACAATGAATCTTTATCATGCAAATGTTACAAATGCCGTTATTTAATTGCCCTTAACTCCTACTAACAACAATAGAGGGAAGAGATGTAATTGCATGGATATTAAAACGAGGTTCTAAAGATACTAATCAAAAGCattaactaaaaaccctaaattctgATGTTAATGGCATCTCTTGCTTCACTACCCTGACCTATAAAACACGTTAACCTAAGTTGCTGGTTTGTGATTGTACAGAACTGTGCTCTAACAATTTGGATGTACCAGTGTTATACGTTGTTCGTAAGATATTAATCCGCTCTCCAAGGATATACTCCTTAAGTCCCTCGATTGCAGCATATTCCTTCTCCATTAGAAGCTCCGCATCTTCACAATGCTTGATTTTGGAGTTCAATTTCTTTAACTGTATTCAAGGAAAGGACAAAATATTAAGCATGACTTTAAGGATAAATCAAATAGCTTCATGATAAACATTAAGTGAAAACAGAAACTTCAACCCACTTGTGCTTCGATTATGGTTGCAACTAAATGTTCAATCTCCTTCTCTTCCTGCACAGCTAATAATTTGGCATGAGCAGCTGCTGCTCCAAGACCTGTTGCAACTGCCGCTCTAATTCGCAATGGTAAAGGTATGTCACTCTTCTTCGGATGTGTCTCTTGAGATTCTGCAAGAGAGTCTATTTTCTTACAAATTATGATGATGATTAGGAATGAAAGGACTCCGGCTATGAATGTGCAAAAGATAAAAAGTAGAGCACAAATCGAAAACattgaaatattaaagaaaCGATGTCTATGTGCTGAGTGATAAATGAACACGCTGGCAATAATTCAGTAGAAGGAATATGAACAATATCTACTTTTGATCACATAATTTGGTTCTTCAGCCAAAACCAccaaatgatgttgtaatactgtactcaaatgtatatatacctGATGGATTAGACCTCTCCTTTATCTCTGACTCTTCTGTATTATGAGCTCTAAAACATGTAAGAGATCGAATACTTCAAAACACCATACTGATGTAAAAAAACCTAACAGTAAATTTAGCTgcaaagggaaagaaaaataagaataacaGTATTAACTTTTAAACAACCTTTCTTGCTGATAAATTGAAGGAGATAGCGACCCATTAGTTAAATCAATATGATCACCATAAAAAATTTCCCTCGGACAAGACATTTCATCAGAAAGCATCGCAACTGCAGCTTCAGCTGCAGCAGCAGTGATTTGAGGCCCAACCATGGTAGAGATGCGAGCAACCTGTAGAAAACACAATCAATTAATGTATAACCAAAATCTTTAAAGAATGCTTGTCTTTATACATGCAACAAACttataatatatgagaaaagcataaatttggataaaatgGAGGCATCATGTATAAGTAACATAGCCTGGTACAATTTTACCTGCTTCATGAGAGAACTATCAGCATCTGAAGTGGAAGCAGTGCGTTTTTTCTTCAAAGGAGGCTCTTGATTCTCAGAATCCCCATTCTTTTCGTTCTCATTTGCACCATCATAACCTTGATCCTCGTTTATAATATTCTCTTGATCCTCAGATGAAGGAACAACAACTGGTTTTATGCCATTCATGCTCATACTTGTACCGCTGGAATTGCCCCTTCCCTTGGCAGAATCTATCAAAGACTCCCCAAAAGGCAGCTCAATGAGCTTTGTAATACAATCAAGTTTAGACTTGGTTTGAACATTTTGAGCAACAAGATCCCAGTCATCTCCATGTTTCAGAACAGAATCCAAAAGAAGAAGAGTTTCTGCTTCGGTCCACACAGTACCATTGGCAGCACTCTTCTCACGGCAATCTTTCAACTCGAAATCATCCATAGACTTGTCCTCGCCataatttccatttttgaaGCATTTATCGCAAACTATGAAAGTATCCTGCAGATGCATTAAAACATATATCACTCAACTTCACAACACAATCAAGTCGACTACATGCCTTCAGCTTTGTGCAGGTAATTACAACAACGAACAcagaatacatatatatacatccaGACACATTGGCACCCAAATAACCAAGCTACAGTGTCCCAAATCAAACATGAATTTGATAAGAATCTAACAAATAAAAAGCTTGTACAAAAGACTTTAAGTCTGGAACAAGAAACGTATGATTACACCTATAAAACCAGTTACCTGGAGAAACGTTATATTAAATGCTAAGCAAAAATTATCTATAAGCAAACCATTGTTCATTGGGATAATTCACAGATAAAAAcaattccaaacaaaatttaaacgCAAAAAgaatctttcaaattttaaaaaatgaattaccTTTTTATATTCATGGTACCCAGAATGACAATTATCTCCACAACTACCACAATGTAGTCTCTTCAAATCACCAAAAACATCAGAATATGAAGCCAGGGGAGGCAACTTGACTCCACTCTCTTCAACCCCACCACCACTGTTCTTACCCTTAACGACCGGCGCCGAAAGCGGCCGCAACGAATTAGGAGTAGCGACGACCCGGACTCCATTCGGGGCCCCGTTTTCGACCCGGACCCTATCATCGTTCTCGGAACCTTCGTGGGGTGGAGGCGGGGCGAGGAAGTTGATCAAACCCCAGGTTTCCAAGAAGCGGAAGACCTTGTGGAGTAAAGTGACGTCTCCGATGAGGGATTTGCGGATTTCGGTGAAAGTGAGGCGGCGAGAAGGGTCTTCCCTGTATTTGTTGATGATGAAATCCCTGTACTCCTTGTAGATTTTAGGGGTTCTTGAGATTGAGCTGCCTTCGAAGAATTCTTTCAATGCTTGCCTCTCTGTTTCGTGAATATCGTTCCAAGCAAACCAAcctaagaagaagaagaagaagaaatgagaTTTTTCGTTAGGGTTTTGGAGAAGGGGAATATTGATTAATCAATTAGAAAGAAGGAACTTACTGGAGTAGCTCGGTATGGTGTAGAGGTCGAGCTCTGGTTCTTCGGGTCGATTTGAATCCGGGTTCGGGTCATGTCGAGGCTTGTTCTCCATTCCCGGGTCCTTGGTGAGTTTTGGAATTTGGATTCTGTCGGTTTTTTGGGTCCGATTCAGGATTTACTCTGTTAATCACTTTTAATGCGAATGGGTTTTTCTATTACAACAACCGGTTACACTCATTTAAGTCACCGACCAATCGTAATCTCGCTTGTCCAGTACGtgatagtaattgaatttagatgaaaatttttcaaattcaaaaatcaatttgttgaattgaattaCTTGGAGAAATATCACAAACAATCGaacaactttaaaattattagtgtaaaaattttaaaaattcaatttttaatgagATATGTTTTTATCtaatcttaaatatttttaaatttaaaattgaccttcaattattaatatatttttaatttattagtgtcacattctaaaattaaaataaaaattcacgacattttaataaatttgaattaaatttaataaagaaattcaATGATATTAGCAATTCagcattttaatcaaataaataattcagATTACCTAGTGACATTTATATACGTTATGTTAAAtgtaaagttaaattaaatctcaaatttgtaTGTAGTATAATGactgaaattaaaatttgaccattttatataattaaaacaataaaagaattagAATTATGTTAATAAGGTAAAGAAAAAATCATGGAAACATGTCAAATAAGGTTTAGAGAATTTCAATAgtgttaacaattttaaaattagaataaagtatttagattaactaataacattataaatgtTAAGGTAACAACTtatgtaaaatatgtatatatatatatatatatataaattagatcttaaatttaagtataatataatgattaaattgaaatttgatcttttatataatataaaccaataaaagagtcaaatttgaaatttaataaaaaaaagagaaaaaaatgtacATGCGTCAATTAGAGATGATAACTGAACTAAACAATGCTTATTCACGAtcgattttgatttgatatattcTTAATTTAAGTTGATCTTGATATGATTTTCTTgaatctaataaaaattaaatttatacttaaCTTGATCGggcatgttatatatattttttataaaataataataaaattccccaaaataaaatagaatttatctTATTCCACCCAAAAGCATAAATGAATGGTATATATTacatattcaattaattaaGCCTTTTCACAAACCCAACACAAGTTGCTAGAGTGGACCAATAACAATAAGGGGAAAGGCTCAACAAAAAGAGACAACATGCATGAAGGCCCAAACCCTCAGCTtccttcattttaatttaagcCCTAAATCAGGACTAATAAATGCCAGACCCAGCAATTAATGTGGTAGTTGGCCCATCACCCATGCTGCCTCTTCACTCCCAACACAAATACACAACCCCGCCTTCCTTGAACCATTAAACAAATCACTCAAATAGCAGCAGAGATTCAGAGAGGGATTGGAGAGATGGGTGATTACCAGTTTCTTATGCTAAAGGACGCCATTACTTGCATTAACCAGAAAGTTAACCTATTTGCCGTCATTCTTGACTTCACTCTGCCCCAGCGAACCAAAGGCACCGGTACCCACCaccttttctttcctcttttttgCTCTCTTGTTGCCTACCTTCTGTTCTAATATGATAACTCTTTCTACTCACCTCGTTGCTTCCATACTCGTCCGAGTACCTCACTATTTCTTTATGAAAGTTATATAGATGCGGAActtaaattctttcttttttctttttcttgtttctaaTCTTCTTGATCGTATTTTCTGATCGTTCTGAACTTATTTTGCTTAGCCAGAATTTCTGTTTTGTTTGCAGATTATTTTTGTAAGCTAAAAGTAATTGACGAGTCACATTCCGAGTTCTGGGTTCCTGTGCATGTATTTGCTCAAGAAATCGACGGTCTTCCTCTTGTTGCATCTGTTGGAGATATTATTCAACTTTCACGTGTCACGGTATACTCTGATAATTCCAGAGTGTTATTTCTTGCCCTCCTTAATATTACTT harbors:
- the LOC105764803 gene encoding SWI/SNF complex subunit SWI3A isoform X2 — its product is MENKPRHDPNPDSNRPEEPELDLYTIPSYSSWFAWNDIHETERQALKEFFEGSSISRTPKIYKEYRDFIINKYREDPSRRLTFTEIRKSLIGDVTLLHKVFRFLETWGLINFLAPPPPHEGSENDDRVRVENGAPNGVRVVATPNSLRPLSAPVVKGKNSGGGVEESGVKLPPLASYSDVFGDLKRLHCGSCGDNCHSGYHEYKKDTFIVCDKCFKNGNYGEDKSMDDFELKDCREKSAANGTVWTEAETLLLLDSVLKHGDDWDLVAQNVQTKSKLDCITKLIELPFGESLIDSAKGRGNSSGTSMSMNGIKPVVVPSSEDQENIINEDQGYDGANENEKNGDSENQEPPLKKKRTASTSDADSSLMKQVARISTMVGPQITAAAAEAAVAMLSDEMSCPREIFYGDHIDLTNGSLSPSIYQQERAHNTEESEIKERSNPSESQETHPKKSDIPLPLRIRAAVATGLGAAAAHAKLLAVQEEKEIEHLVATIIEAQLKKLNSKIKHCEDAELLMEKEYAAIEGLKEYILGERINILRTTYNTGTSKLLEHSSVQSQTSNLG
- the LOC105764803 gene encoding SWI/SNF complex subunit SWI3A isoform X1; the encoded protein is MENKPRHDPNPDSNRPEEPELDLYTIPSYSSWFAWNDIHETERQALKEFFEGSSISRTPKIYKEYRDFIINKYREDPSRRLTFTEIRKSLIGDVTLLHKVFRFLETWGLINFLAPPPPHEGSENDDRVRVENGAPNGVRVVATPNSLRPLSAPVVKGKNSGGGVEESGVKLPPLASYSDVFGDLKRLHCGSCGDNCHSGYHEYKKDTFIVCDKCFKNGNYGEDKSMDDFELKDCREKSAANGTVWTEAETLLLLDSVLKHGDDWDLVAQNVQTKSKLDCITKLIELPFGESLIDSAKGRGNSSGTSMSMNGIKPVVVPSSEDQENIINEDQGYDGANENEKNGDSENQEPPLKKKRTASTSDADSSLMKQVARISTMVGPQITAAAAEAAVAMLSDEMSCPREIFYGDHIDLTNGSLSPSIYQQERAHNTEESEIKERSNPSDSLAESQETHPKKSDIPLPLRIRAAVATGLGAAAAHAKLLAVQEEKEIEHLVATIIEAQLKKLNSKIKHCEDAELLMEKEYAAIEGLKEYILGERINILRTTYNTGTSKLLEHSSVQSQTSNLG